In a single window of the Paenibacillus sp. MMS20-IR301 genome:
- a CDS encoding alpha/beta fold hydrolase, with the protein MERNIIIRHNGEELTASIHYPSADKAGSGRCKNRVPLAVICHGFVGSRIGVDRIFVKAARELAQDGYMVIRFDYIGCGESSGNYGSQDMESMIEQTRAVLDYGISSADVDPQRVTLIGHSLGGAVALLAGIRDRRVKNLVLWSAVGYPFNDIVKIVGREAYDRSVKSGAADYAGYSFTPVYFNSLAAFQPFQEAGKFGGDVLVIHGTSDDVIPVDYAFLYQKLFWTRPEGRCDKEIIFQGDHTFSSGAAQEQVLKRTREWMNQQEHLQEEWQNWMI; encoded by the coding sequence ATGGAACGGAATATTATCATCCGGCACAATGGAGAGGAACTTACAGCGAGCATACATTATCCATCCGCAGACAAGGCAGGGTCCGGGCGTTGCAAGAACCGCGTGCCGCTGGCTGTAATCTGCCACGGCTTCGTCGGCAGCCGGATTGGTGTAGACCGGATCTTTGTGAAGGCAGCCCGGGAGCTTGCGCAGGACGGCTATATGGTCATCCGCTTTGACTATATCGGCTGCGGGGAGAGCAGCGGCAATTATGGAAGCCAGGATATGGAGTCGATGATTGAGCAGACCCGGGCGGTGCTTGATTACGGAATCAGCTCAGCCGATGTGGATCCGCAGCGTGTAACGCTGATCGGACACAGCCTTGGTGGTGCGGTGGCACTGCTGGCCGGCATCCGTGACCGGCGGGTGAAGAATCTTGTCCTGTGGTCTGCGGTCGGTTATCCGTTTAATGATATCGTAAAGATTGTCGGAAGGGAAGCCTACGACCGTTCAGTGAAGAGCGGCGCAGCGGATTATGCGGGCTATTCATTTACTCCGGTCTATTTCAATTCCCTTGCGGCATTCCAGCCGTTCCAGGAGGCAGGGAAGTTCGGCGGTGATGTGCTGGTCATCCACGGTACCTCCGATGATGTGATTCCTGTGGACTACGCCTTCCTCTACCAGAAGCTGTTCTGGACGCGGCCTGAGGGGCGCTGCGACAAGGAGATTATTTTCCAGGGGGATCATACCTTCTCCTCCGGGGCGGCACAGGAGCAGGTGCTGAAGCGCACCCGGGAGTGGATGAACCAGCAGGAGCATCTGCAGGAGGAATGGCAGAACTGGATGATATAG
- the purH gene encoding bifunctional phosphoribosylaminoimidazolecarboxamide formyltransferase/IMP cyclohydrolase — MSIKRALVSVSDKQGIVEFCRELSALGVEIISTGGTSTLLAKEGVPVIGISDVTGFPEIMDGRVKTLHPAVHSGLLAVRDNEEHTRQMNELGLDYIDLVVVNLYPFAETIAKPDVSYEEAIENIDIGGPTMLRSASKNHAFVSVVVDAADYATVLEEIRASGDTTLATRKRLAAKVFRHTAAYDALIADYLANVTGEPLPERYTVTYEKIQDLRYGENPHQKAAFYRKPLAAQDTLTAAEQLHGKELSYNNINDANAALQIVKEFEEPAVVAVKHMNPCGVGVGASVYEAYQKAYNADPTSIFGGIVAANRIINADTADMLKDIFLEIVLAPGFTEEALEILTKKKNIRLLKLGNLSTAASRKSSFVVTSIEGGMVVQESDVHSVNESELQVVTDRKPTEEELKQLLFGWKVVKHVKSNAIVLAADDMTVGVGAGQMNRVGAAKIAVEQAGDKAKGAVLASDAFFPMGDTLEMAAKAGITAVIQPGGSIKDEESIKVANEYGIAMVFTGVRHFKH; from the coding sequence GTGAGTATCAAAAGAGCGCTGGTCAGCGTATCGGATAAACAGGGTATCGTGGAATTTTGCCGCGAGTTGTCTGCATTAGGCGTAGAGATTATTTCCACAGGCGGCACCAGCACACTTTTGGCTAAAGAAGGCGTACCGGTCATCGGCATTTCCGATGTGACCGGCTTCCCCGAAATTATGGACGGGCGCGTGAAGACGCTGCATCCGGCCGTACACAGCGGTCTTCTGGCTGTTCGTGATAACGAGGAGCATACACGGCAGATGAACGAGCTGGGTCTTGACTATATCGACCTGGTGGTGGTGAATCTGTATCCGTTCGCGGAGACGATTGCGAAGCCGGATGTGTCGTACGAGGAAGCGATCGAGAACATCGATATCGGCGGGCCGACCATGCTGCGCTCTGCATCGAAGAACCATGCCTTTGTCAGTGTGGTTGTAGATGCGGCTGATTACGCTACAGTGCTTGAGGAAATTCGTGCCAGCGGAGATACCACGCTTGCCACCCGCAAACGTCTTGCGGCCAAAGTCTTCCGCCACACGGCGGCTTACGATGCCCTGATCGCCGATTATCTGGCGAATGTCACCGGTGAACCGCTGCCGGAGCGCTATACCGTTACTTACGAGAAGATCCAGGATCTGCGTTACGGGGAGAACCCGCACCAGAAGGCGGCATTCTACCGCAAGCCGCTGGCTGCGCAGGATACACTCACCGCTGCAGAGCAGCTACACGGCAAAGAGCTGTCCTACAACAATATTAACGATGCCAATGCGGCACTGCAGATTGTAAAAGAATTCGAAGAGCCGGCGGTTGTGGCTGTTAAGCATATGAATCCTTGCGGCGTAGGTGTAGGTGCAAGCGTATATGAAGCTTACCAGAAAGCTTATAATGCCGATCCTACCTCTATCTTCGGAGGGATTGTTGCCGCTAACCGGATCATTAATGCGGATACGGCGGATATGCTGAAGGATATTTTCCTTGAGATCGTTCTGGCTCCGGGCTTCACGGAAGAAGCGCTGGAGATTCTGACCAAGAAAAAGAATATCCGCCTGCTTAAGCTCGGCAATCTCAGCACGGCAGCTTCGCGGAAGTCCAGCTTTGTTGTTACCTCTATTGAGGGCGGCATGGTGGTGCAGGAGAGTGACGTGCATTCCGTAAATGAGAGCGAGCTGCAGGTCGTAACAGACCGCAAGCCGACAGAGGAAGAGCTGAAGCAGCTGCTGTTCGGCTGGAAGGTCGTGAAGCATGTGAAGTCCAATGCCATTGTGCTGGCGGCAGATGATATGACCGTGGGCGTAGGGGCGGGGCAGATGAACCGTGTCGGCGCAGCCAAGATTGCGGTTGAGCAGGCCGGAGACAAAGCGAAGGGTGCGGTTCTGGCCTCCGATGCCTTCTTCCCTATGGGCGATACACTGGAGATGGCCGCCAAGGCCGGTATTACTGCAGTAATTCAGCCGGGCGGCTCGATTAAGGACGAGGAATCCATTAAGGTAGCCAATGAATACGGCATTGCCATGGTCTTCACCGGCGTTCGCCATTTCAAACACTAG
- the ilvA gene encoding threonine ammonia-lyase IlvA, translated as MREGENRIVGMEDIVRAHHVLREVIVRTPLQLDAVLSAKYGCNVYLKREDLQIVRSFKIRGAYNMIRSLSAEDRAKGIVCASAGNHAQGVAYSCKALGIKGKVFMPSTTPNQKIKQVRRFGGEFVEVILKGDTFDDAYDEALQACIDHSMTLIHPFDEPRIIAGNGTIAMEIMENLDKPADFVFVTIGGGGLAAGVATYVKTVSPATKVIGVEPTGAASMSEAMECGEVVTLKEINKFVDGAAVKRVGGLTFDICSQLLDDVVKVPEGKACTTILELYNENAIVVEPAGSLPIAALDQYRDQIRGKSVVCIVSGGNNDIDRMQEIKERSLIYEGLKHYFMVNFPQRAGALREFLAEVLGPGDDITRFEYTKKNDKENGPALVGIELLNKDDYASLIERMQQKGVDYVEINKDVNLFNMLI; from the coding sequence ATGAGAGAAGGCGAAAACCGGATCGTAGGAATGGAAGATATTGTACGTGCACATCATGTGCTGCGGGAGGTTATCGTCCGCACACCGCTGCAGCTGGATGCGGTACTGTCCGCGAAATACGGCTGCAATGTGTATTTGAAACGCGAGGATCTGCAGATTGTCCGCTCCTTCAAGATCCGCGGCGCATATAATATGATCCGCAGCCTGTCAGCTGAAGACAGAGCCAAAGGCATTGTCTGCGCAAGCGCAGGGAACCATGCCCAGGGTGTGGCCTATTCCTGCAAGGCGCTCGGTATCAAGGGCAAGGTATTCATGCCGAGCACTACCCCGAATCAGAAGATTAAGCAGGTCCGGCGTTTCGGCGGCGAATTCGTTGAGGTCATTCTCAAGGGAGATACCTTCGACGATGCTTACGATGAAGCGCTTCAGGCTTGCATTGACCATAGCATGACCCTGATTCATCCGTTTGACGAGCCGCGCATTATTGCCGGCAACGGTACGATTGCCATGGAAATCATGGAGAACCTGGACAAGCCGGCTGATTTCGTCTTCGTTACCATCGGCGGAGGCGGGCTGGCAGCAGGTGTAGCCACCTATGTGAAGACTGTAAGTCCGGCGACCAAGGTTATCGGTGTAGAGCCGACCGGAGCAGCCTCCATGAGTGAGGCGATGGAGTGCGGTGAGGTTGTTACCCTGAAGGAGATCAACAAGTTTGTTGACGGTGCTGCGGTCAAGCGGGTTGGCGGCCTGACCTTCGATATCTGCTCGCAGCTTCTGGATGATGTGGTCAAAGTACCGGAAGGCAAGGCTTGTACCACCATTCTGGAGCTGTACAACGAGAATGCGATCGTTGTGGAGCCGGCAGGCTCGCTGCCGATTGCTGCCCTTGACCAGTACCGGGATCAGATCCGCGGCAAAAGCGTAGTCTGCATTGTCAGCGGCGGCAATAATGATATTGACCGGATGCAGGAAATCAAAGAGCGTTCGCTTATCTACGAAGGGCTTAAGCATTACTTCATGGTGAATTTCCCGCAGCGTGCAGGCGCATTGCGGGAATTCCTGGCCGAGGTGCTGGGGCCCGGGGATGATATTACGCGGTTTGAATATACGAAGAAGAACGATAAGGAGAACGGTCCGGCGCTTGTCGGCATCGAGCTGCTGAATAAGGATGACTACGCTTCGCTAATCGAACGGATGCAGCAGAAGGGCGTAGATTATGTTGAGATTAACAAGGATGTCAATCTGTTTAACATGCTGATCTAA
- a CDS encoding SEC-C metal-binding domain-containing protein codes for MIKVGRNEACPCGSGKKYKKCCLDKEKSATQSILRLVHAEDAAAQEVIPAQPAPEADVPAVSKLTLPKLKKMVSSELQWEHAAHQQLALQLIESMRSQYDRELILEALVLWNGYSRRTKPAVKKAGSFCAAIEYLLSEEYGFMLTQAELAEKYEITTATLSRKVKELYNYVEEYGMAGEGDELVSVQGQGTPREQAALLLHKAAEAASPKRRVQLAEMALELYPDSSDAYLVLAEESENEHEARKFLRAGMAAGGRELGEAFFTENKGYFWGLHETRPYILVCKSYAESCWFGGNAQEAVQTLEHILELNPEDNTGARYLLAAVYLYNNQLNEAERMIKHYEAEEAAAAFAYDKIVLEYKKSGITSQLKMLYRVARGVNKHVPDYLLGVKRLPHNLPDFVGMGDSNEAIEYVIMHSRLWASMPDLLKWMMKQ; via the coding sequence TTGATTAAGGTTGGAAGAAATGAAGCATGCCCATGCGGAAGCGGGAAAAAATATAAAAAATGCTGCCTGGATAAAGAAAAATCAGCAACCCAGTCCATATTGCGGCTGGTTCATGCAGAGGATGCAGCGGCACAGGAGGTTATTCCAGCCCAGCCGGCTCCTGAGGCTGATGTCCCGGCCGTGAGCAAGCTGACCTTGCCCAAGCTGAAGAAGATGGTGTCAAGCGAGCTGCAATGGGAGCATGCAGCCCATCAGCAGCTGGCGCTGCAGCTGATAGAGAGCATGCGCAGCCAATATGACCGCGAGCTGATTCTCGAAGCGCTGGTGCTGTGGAACGGCTATTCCCGCCGGACTAAGCCGGCAGTCAAGAAGGCCGGCTCTTTCTGCGCGGCTATCGAATATCTGCTCTCCGAGGAGTACGGCTTCATGCTGACACAGGCTGAGCTAGCGGAGAAATATGAGATTACGACCGCGACACTCTCCCGTAAAGTCAAAGAGCTATATAACTATGTCGAGGAATACGGAATGGCCGGTGAGGGGGATGAACTGGTCTCTGTGCAGGGACAAGGGACTCCCCGCGAGCAGGCAGCGCTGCTTCTGCATAAGGCTGCAGAGGCTGCTTCCCCGAAGCGCCGGGTGCAGCTGGCGGAGATGGCCCTGGAGCTGTATCCGGACAGCTCGGATGCGTATCTGGTACTGGCTGAAGAATCGGAGAACGAGCATGAGGCGCGTAAATTCCTCAGAGCGGGGATGGCTGCAGGCGGACGTGAGCTGGGCGAAGCCTTTTTCACCGAGAACAAAGGTTATTTCTGGGGCCTCCATGAGACCCGGCCTTATATCCTTGTCTGCAAAAGCTATGCCGAATCCTGCTGGTTCGGCGGAAATGCGCAGGAAGCGGTCCAGACGCTTGAGCATATCCTGGAGCTTAATCCGGAGGATAACACCGGTGCCCGCTATCTCCTGGCCGCCGTCTATTTATACAACAACCAGTTGAATGAAGCGGAGCGTATGATCAAGCATTATGAGGCGGAGGAAGCCGCAGCGGCTTTTGCCTATGACAAGATCGTCCTGGAATATAAGAAAAGCGGGATCACCTCGCAGCTTAAGATGCTCTACCGTGTAGCGCGCGGAGTGAATAAGCATGTGCCGGATTATCTGCTCGGAGTGAAGCGGCTGCCGCATAATCTCCCGGATTTTGTCGGAATGGGCGACTCCAATGAAGCCATCGAATATGTCATTATGCATTCGCGGTTGTGGGCAAGCATGCCGGATCTGCTGAAATGGATGATGAAACAATAG
- a CDS encoding DUF1129 family protein — protein MKVKDMMKQNNMLREQMTPFNRSFYEDMLLSMRASSVERVRAEELLLEAAELLLKGQAKGRNAKQIFGEHPDDYFREMMSGRPVRPPRSRLNNALMISLTALSILFGVMGAAGLIMQWSGGPEEIFGQISIFTLFVVGAGSIALVEIILKWMASLPGDDRPQPKAFDIKGLGIYIGIAVVAVFAGMFLDNLFPVIRIAPWFSLVLAAAGAVLLKFTFFKS, from the coding sequence ATGAAAGTCAAAGATATGATGAAGCAGAATAACATGCTGCGCGAGCAGATGACGCCGTTTAACCGTTCTTTCTATGAAGATATGCTTCTGTCCATGCGTGCCAGCTCCGTAGAGAGGGTCCGGGCGGAGGAGCTGCTGCTTGAAGCCGCTGAACTGCTGCTCAAAGGACAGGCCAAGGGCCGGAATGCCAAGCAAATTTTCGGGGAGCACCCTGATGATTATTTCAGAGAGATGATGTCCGGCAGGCCAGTGCGGCCTCCGCGCAGCAGACTGAATAACGCACTCATGATCTCTTTAACCGCCTTAAGTATTCTCTTCGGAGTGATGGGGGCGGCAGGCCTGATTATGCAGTGGAGCGGCGGGCCTGAAGAAATCTTCGGCCAAATCAGCATCTTCACCCTGTTTGTGGTAGGCGCCGGCTCTATTGCTCTGGTTGAGATTATCCTGAAATGGATGGCCTCCCTGCCGGGCGATGACCGTCCGCAGCCCAAAGCCTTCGACATCAAAGGTCTGGGTATCTACATCGGTATTGCCGTCGTAGCCGTATTCGCAGGGATGTTCCTCGATAATCTGTTTCCCGTCATCCGGATTGCCCCCTGGTTCAGCCTGGTGCTTGCAGCAGCAGGGGCCGTCTTGCTGAAGTTCACCTTCTTCAAATCATAA
- a CDS encoding methyl-accepting chemotaxis protein, which produces MALRRSRKDNAAGMAMPELRAVGEKPSLQPEGPGKQGNKLFSAWKALTSFFSNMGIRGKLFLSVIISVVAIFVIVAAVIYSNAKQIIVDGLNSSLAYEKGEISVKVNELLQPAADSVELVNANAYVRDFIAQVKDADSIKTTSGYSGLIRTLNLIKSNNKNLLNMYIGLDSVNKLITQDEFEPPADYVLKERGWYAVTAKNKRVTVTDPYIDAASGKMVVTVSAPVLDDSGKLIGVAGADISTEQITQTLSAFNYNGSGYAILIDKKGGFIYHPNTDYILLKTMADLGPDWKAVGDKMVQWGSNVVKTDIDGEASYVSYSPAVENQWAVALIVPQNSAERELGQFQLIFVLSIAAFIALMSLLLYFVSNSILKQIPLLTAAFRKAMSGDLSVRAKVTAKGEIGLLAEGFNDMISSQQSLIKEIMRSSHNISAAVENTEKNVSLLDGSITDISGITEELSAGMQQTAASMEEMNASTIEFGNAIGGIARKAQEGADAAREINLRADQLKEGAAVSRTQADRIYGQSEEQLRLAIEQSKSITQINALTGAILEIAAQTNLLSLNASIEAARAGEAGRGFAVVAEEIRKLADNSRETVTEIQGVTGAVVDAVSNLVNGAESMLRFMDNQVLKDYDSMQETGERYSEDAKYLDELVTDFSATSEQLLASIQSMLTAISETGSATNEGAEGAGVIAAEAEQIIGKSGSIVAEMEEIKLSSAQLLKAVSRFKV; this is translated from the coding sequence ATGGCACTGAGGAGGAGCAGGAAAGACAACGCTGCGGGCATGGCGATGCCTGAGCTTAGAGCAGTGGGGGAGAAGCCAAGCCTACAGCCGGAAGGCCCGGGGAAGCAGGGGAATAAGCTTTTCTCCGCATGGAAGGCGCTGACATCATTTTTTAGCAATATGGGTATACGCGGCAAGCTGTTCTTGTCGGTGATTATTTCCGTAGTTGCTATCTTTGTTATTGTAGCAGCAGTCATTTACAGCAATGCGAAGCAGATTATCGTCGACGGGCTGAACAGCTCGCTGGCGTATGAGAAAGGAGAAATCAGCGTTAAGGTCAATGAGCTGCTGCAGCCTGCGGCGGATAGTGTGGAGCTGGTGAATGCCAATGCCTATGTCCGTGATTTCATCGCTCAGGTGAAGGATGCGGACAGCATTAAGACGACCAGCGGCTATAGCGGGCTGATCCGTACGCTGAATCTGATCAAGAGCAACAATAAGAACCTGCTTAACATGTACATCGGGCTGGATTCGGTGAACAAACTGATTACACAGGATGAGTTCGAGCCGCCGGCAGACTATGTGCTGAAGGAGCGCGGCTGGTATGCGGTTACGGCGAAGAACAAGCGTGTAACGGTTACAGATCCTTATATTGATGCGGCCTCCGGTAAAATGGTTGTCACGGTCAGTGCACCGGTTCTGGATGATTCAGGCAAGCTGATCGGGGTAGCCGGAGCGGATATTTCGACTGAGCAGATTACGCAGACCCTGAGCGCCTTCAATTATAACGGCAGCGGATATGCCATCTTGATTGATAAGAAGGGCGGATTTATCTACCATCCCAATACGGACTATATTCTGCTCAAAACAATGGCTGACCTCGGTCCGGACTGGAAGGCTGTCGGCGATAAGATGGTACAGTGGGGCTCAAATGTCGTTAAGACGGATATTGACGGGGAGGCCAGCTATGTCTCATATTCTCCGGCGGTGGAGAACCAGTGGGCTGTAGCGCTGATTGTACCGCAGAACAGTGCGGAGCGGGAGCTGGGGCAGTTCCAGCTGATCTTTGTGCTCTCGATTGCTGCTTTCATTGCCTTGATGTCCCTGCTGCTCTATTTCGTCTCGAATAGTATCCTGAAGCAAATTCCGCTCCTGACTGCGGCATTCCGGAAGGCGATGAGCGGGGATTTGTCGGTGCGGGCGAAGGTTACCGCCAAGGGCGAGATCGGCTTACTGGCTGAAGGCTTCAATGATATGATCTCCTCCCAGCAGTCGCTGATTAAAGAGATTATGCGCAGCTCGCATAACATCTCGGCTGCTGTGGAGAACACGGAGAAGAATGTCTCCCTGCTTGACGGCAGTATTACTGATATTTCCGGTATTACGGAGGAACTGTCGGCGGGCATGCAGCAGACGGCAGCCTCTATGGAGGAAATGAACGCCAGCACTATCGAGTTCGGGAATGCGATTGGCGGTATTGCCCGCAAAGCCCAGGAGGGGGCGGATGCGGCGCGCGAGATTAATCTGAGGGCTGACCAGCTGAAAGAAGGGGCCGCAGTATCGCGTACGCAGGCTGACCGGATATACGGCCAGAGCGAAGAGCAGCTGCGCCTGGCCATTGAACAGTCGAAGTCGATCACGCAGATCAATGCACTGACAGGAGCCATTCTGGAGATTGCCGCCCAGACCAACCTGTTGTCACTGAACGCCTCGATTGAAGCAGCCCGGGCGGGGGAAGCCGGCCGCGGCTTCGCTGTTGTGGCTGAGGAGATCCGTAAGCTGGCGGATAACTCGCGCGAGACGGTTACCGAAATCCAGGGGGTTACGGGGGCGGTGGTTGATGCGGTATCCAATCTGGTAAACGGTGCGGAGAGCATGCTGCGCTTCATGGACAACCAGGTGCTGAAGGATTATGACTCCATGCAGGAGACCGGAGAGCGTTACAGTGAGGATGCGAAATATCTTGATGAGCTGGTGACCGACTTCAGTGCCACCTCCGAGCAGCTGCTGGCTTCCATTCAGAGCATGCTCACTGCAATCAGTGAGACCGGCAGTGCTACGAATGAGGGAGCAGAGGGGGCTGGTGTCATCGCTGCGGAAGCGGAGCAAATTATAGGCAAGTCCGGCAGCATTGTTGCCGAGATGGAGGAGATTAAGCTCAGCTCGGCACAGCTGCTGAAAGCGGTAAGCAGATTTAAGGTATAG
- a CDS encoding class III extradiol ring-cleavage dioxygenase codes for MKLPAFFIAHGSPLLALEDNEYTRFLARLGSDLGKPRGIVVFSAHWDSPQQLLTVDAQHEAQHDFYGFPEEMYKQSYPAPGDPALSSRISALFKDHNLPSQPVLGRGLDHGVWVILQKMFPQADIPVVALSVDSLRSPEEQYNIGRMLAPLREEGILLLGSGGLVHNLRLLKQDDQPERWALDFDAWIEEKLTAWDIASLFAFEKLAPHAREAVPTYGREHFVPLFYIMGTAHEGRKAQRMIQAYQYGTLSLNCWMAD; via the coding sequence ATGAAATTACCGGCTTTTTTTATTGCACATGGTTCCCCGCTGCTCGCGCTTGAGGATAACGAATATACGCGTTTCCTTGCGCGGCTGGGTTCTGACCTGGGGAAGCCCCGCGGCATTGTAGTGTTCTCGGCCCATTGGGACAGCCCGCAGCAATTACTCACTGTAGACGCTCAACATGAAGCACAGCATGATTTCTACGGTTTCCCTGAAGAGATGTATAAGCAGAGCTACCCGGCTCCGGGTGATCCCGCTCTCAGCAGCCGGATTTCCGCCCTTTTCAAGGATCATAATCTTCCCTCTCAGCCCGTGCTCGGCCGCGGCCTTGACCACGGAGTCTGGGTCATTCTGCAGAAAATGTTCCCGCAGGCCGACATTCCGGTCGTCGCGTTATCCGTCGATTCCCTCCGTTCTCCGGAAGAGCAGTATAATATCGGGCGGATGCTGGCTCCGCTGCGAGAGGAAGGCATCCTGCTGCTTGGCAGCGGCGGACTTGTCCATAATCTCAGGCTGCTGAAGCAGGATGACCAGCCCGAGCGGTGGGCGCTTGATTTCGATGCCTGGATTGAGGAGAAGCTTACAGCCTGGGATATTGCCTCGCTGTTCGCCTTCGAGAAGCTGGCACCGCATGCAAGGGAGGCCGTTCCTACGTACGGCAGGGAACATTTCGTACCGCTCTTCTATATCATGGGGACTGCCCATGAAGGAAGAAAGGCACAGCGGATGATTCAGGCCTATCAATACGGTACGCTTAGCCTGAACTGCTGGATGGCCGACTAA
- the purD gene encoding phosphoribosylamine--glycine ligase produces the protein MDILVVGGGGREHAIIWKLSQSPAAGKIYCAPGNAGIAQLAECVPIGVFEFDKLTSFAKEKQVSLAVIGPDDPLAAGIVDAFEAQQIPVFGPRKNAAEIEGSKTFMKDLLHKYSIPTAAYEKFSDYESALAYLGTRELPIVIKADGLAAGKGVTVAYSRGEAELALQDIMVAKVFGEAGAQVVIEEFLAGQEMSILAFVDGETVRPMAAAQDHKPVFDGDKGPNTGGMGTYSPLPHIDEAIIREAVTTIIEPTAKAMVAEGRPFSGVLFAGLMISPDGKPKTIEFNARFGDPETQVVLPRLKSDLLEIFLAVTEGRLADIEIEWSSDAAVCVVLASEGYPGPYPKGVPISGLEEAAQGLVFHAGTARSEDGGWVTSGGRVLGVVGMGADIAEARSAAYAGAEKITFTGKQNRSDIAMKALV, from the coding sequence ATGGATATTTTAGTAGTCGGCGGCGGCGGGCGGGAGCATGCAATCATCTGGAAGCTGTCCCAAAGCCCTGCAGCCGGTAAAATCTACTGCGCACCCGGCAACGCCGGGATTGCACAGCTTGCCGAATGTGTGCCGATCGGTGTGTTTGAGTTCGACAAGCTGACCTCATTTGCCAAAGAGAAGCAGGTAAGCCTTGCCGTTATCGGGCCGGATGATCCGCTGGCAGCAGGCATCGTGGATGCCTTTGAAGCCCAGCAGATTCCTGTATTCGGTCCGCGGAAGAATGCAGCAGAGATTGAAGGCAGCAAAACCTTCATGAAGGATCTGCTGCATAAATACAGCATCCCGACAGCGGCCTACGAGAAATTCAGCGATTACGAGAGTGCACTTGCCTATTTGGGTACCCGGGAGCTGCCGATTGTAATCAAGGCAGACGGTCTGGCTGCCGGCAAAGGGGTGACAGTAGCCTACTCCCGCGGGGAGGCGGAGCTGGCGCTGCAGGATATTATGGTCGCCAAAGTGTTCGGGGAAGCCGGAGCACAGGTTGTGATTGAGGAGTTCCTGGCTGGTCAGGAAATGTCGATTCTCGCCTTTGTCGACGGGGAGACCGTACGTCCGATGGCAGCTGCGCAGGACCATAAGCCGGTATTCGACGGCGATAAGGGGCCGAACACCGGCGGGATGGGCACGTATTCCCCGCTGCCGCATATTGACGAGGCAATTATCCGTGAGGCCGTAACCACCATCATTGAGCCCACCGCGAAGGCCATGGTGGCTGAGGGGCGGCCGTTCAGCGGCGTGCTGTTCGCCGGGCTGATGATCTCACCGGACGGCAAGCCGAAGACGATTGAATTCAATGCCCGGTTCGGTGATCCCGAGACTCAGGTTGTGCTTCCGCGGCTGAAGAGTGACCTGCTGGAGATTTTCCTGGCGGTGACAGAGGGCAGACTGGCGGATATTGAGATTGAATGGAGCAGCGATGCAGCGGTTTGTGTCGTGCTGGCTTCAGAGGGGTATCCCGGACCGTATCCGAAGGGTGTGCCAATCAGCGGGCTTGAGGAAGCTGCGCAAGGGCTGGTCTTCCATGCCGGAACCGCGCGCAGTGAGGATGGGGGCTGGGTGACAAGCGGCGGCCGGGTGCTGGGAGTGGTCGGCATGGGAGCGGACATTGCCGAAGCACGTTCTGCTGCCTATGCCGGTGCGGAGAAGATTACTTTCACGGGCAAGCAAAACCGCAGTGACATTGCCATGAAGGCGCTGGTTTAA